Proteins encoded within one genomic window of Drosophila willistoni isolate 14030-0811.24 chromosome XL unlocalized genomic scaffold, UCI_dwil_1.1 Seg141, whole genome shotgun sequence:
- the LOC6649318 gene encoding uncharacterized protein F54F2.9: MKLHNWRLWLSCLLLLVISQTSHAWHSEELEIFDLVEEVNKNFYEFMGINQTATNNEIKRAFRTLSIVLHPDKNSAEDANIQFRNLVSIYEVLKDSSKREKYDKVLRDGMPNWKSALYYYRRMRKIGLYEGAFILFLITTVGQYLFAWAAYLEKKYTAEQVFGTKLKKLQKKNKNIDMDVILSEIPMPSLLNTLPIQIPLAIWNLPKTIKNGFSKANELKELALEKRRQEIETARRQEELEREAEEQVRLRKEQKENLRKRKQNTTAPVKTEEELRGYSQIQARELTEDDAIRPAIQKSTVSGGFWTDEDLTELIRLVKKYPGGAGSRWNTIAESMNRSVQEVTFMAAKMKENGYRIPGQADSGNSSADQLRVQEKTKVKSTASSSGSGEKSMLIPETNWTQEQQRALEAAIVKYRKTTGGDRWQKIANSVPEKTKDECLVRYRYLCELVKTQKKAEEEANMEINETPTEELPTTSATESDQPLPASDPDPPATKKLSKREQRRRKRDLSSGEDSDDAYQYEIS, translated from the exons atgaagCTGCATAATTGGAGACTTTGGCTAAGCTGCCTGTTGCTGCTTGTGATATCGCAAACGAGTCATGCATGGCATTCGGAGGAGCTGGAGATCTTTGATCTGGTCGAGGAGGTCAACAAGAATTTCTACGAGTTTATGGGCATCAATCAGACAGCCACGAACAATGAGATCAAAAGGGCCTTCCGTACTCTCTCGATTGTGTTACATCCGGATAAGAATTCCGCCGAGGACGCCAATATACAGTTCCGTAACCTCGTCTCCATCTATGAGGTGTTGAAGGATTCGTCGAAGCGGGAAAAATACGACAAGGTGCTTCGAGATGGAATGCCCAATTGGAAGTCAGCCCTTTACTATTACCGCCGGATGCGAAAGATTGGTTTGTATGAAGGAGCCTTCATTCTTTTCCTAATTACCACCGTGGGCCAGTACCTGTTTGCGTGGGCCGCCTATCTGGAGAAGAAATACACGGCGGAACAGGTATTCGGCACTAAACTCAAGAAGTtgcaaaaaaagaacaaaaacattgACATGGACGTCATTCTAAGTGAGATTCCCATGCCATCGCTTCTGAACACGCTACCCATTCAAATACCTCTGGCCATATGGAATCTACCCAAGACCATAAAGAATGGCTTCAGTAAGGCCAACGAGCTTAAGGAATTGGCCCTGGAAAAGAGAAGGCAGGAAATCGAGACGGCTCGTCGCCAGGAGGAACTTGAACGGGAGGCTGAAGAGCAGGTTCGGCTGCGCAaagagcaaaaagaaaatctgCGTAAACGCAAACAAAATACTACAGCGCCCGTTAAAACCGAAGAAGAGTTACGTGGCTATTCCCAAATTCAGGCTCGTGAGCTCACCGAAGATGATGCGATTCGTCCGGCCATTCAAAAG AGCACTGTCAGCGGTGGCTTTTGGACAGACGAGGATCTCACTGAACTAATCCGATTGGTTAAAAAGTATCCAGGTGGCGCCGGCAGTCGTTGGAACACAATTGCCGAGTCCATGAATCGTTCTGTTCAGGAGGTTACCTTCATGGCGGCCAAAATGAAGGAAAACGGATATCGCATACCAGGACAGGCCGATTCCGGCAATTCGTCCGCAGACCAGTTACGCGTACAGGAAAAGACGAAAGTAAAGTCAACGGCTTCCTCATCTGGTTCGGGTGAGAAGAGCATGCTTATACCAGAAACGAACTGGACGCAAGAACAACAGAGGGCTTTGGAAGCAGCCATCGTGAAGTATCGGAAAACAACTGGCGGTGATCGTTGGCAAAAAATTGCCAATAGTGTGCCGGAAAAAACTAAGGATGAGTGTCTGGTACGCTATAGGTACCTTTGCGAACTGGTTAAGACCCAAAAGAAAGCCGAGGAGGAGGCGAACATGGAGATTAATGAAACACCCACCGAAGAACTTCCTACAACTTCTGCAACGGAAAGCGACCAACCATTGCCAGCATCAGATCCAGATCCGCCAGCGACTAAAAAGTTGAGCAAACGTGAGCAAAGGCGACGAAAACGAGATCTCTCCAGTGGCGAGGACTCGGACGATGCTTATCAATATGAAATCAGCTAA
- the LOC6649220 gene encoding uncharacterized protein LOC6649220 gives MGSLPNLHDLEVAERKREKRREYELLLEQRARDTSRERERLTVFAQQRKQSSYNAYIMAGLGIGGGSLTTNGHGHGKGNGELLNTGNGAATTAATSATTTATSTATTAATTAATTAATTLSGFAMFGMSSSVVTKKYPHASTHHHLHHHHQQQQQQQQQQQQLQHHRHSLTTRHRVLRTRSSGATQNVWDEQMMEHLTTTYSPSPISTRSHRINPVSSYQVQAALAASRRRESINSSIGATSIRRLITLNNRNCRHKVPAHVRQKVWQHFGCLSIGHGLMCAVMFPVMALQGSNSVWHHRELWVPIGPNIGSMLLSGMFLLAACMCLPSIRLIRRYGYTPLVALNYFTVFLFVLAHLYASIYTLVPAYLLLGLTLSGATGCKAALIVHYGGKLSCSQNASCEQSSNATSDMLLQEEHKMFCNRDQKVRRLARWFRASQDLGLIVGALLASFMLSCDLDVFGSTWNCEVLIGNDTNNNLNGNAKLEDFYNRNEHGERICGADMCPLRTNSLSSSIWSNDTRSIYADFIDSSTRNGGQSLLWLYLPFSLASLMLSLLVMMAPSSPTQPAPLSASAAGRQERGHLKDIVSLTADTVLFAGPLAYFVGTEQAYMLGDFLRAFVSCSLGIGMIAGALIGMGLMQLIVSCTLSMLLRHVKRIVVILAGFFFHSCLLLALSSWKPSSDDSALFYVIAASWGACNGMWETLLLSLVTLNHANQVAEISAPLQALRFLGLGVTFAAHGFLCESLKIIALVVLLVISVPPYAMLETRLEAQRKATLISL, from the exons ATGGGCAGTTTACCAAATCTACACGATTTGGAAGTGGCCGAACGCAAGCGAGAAAAACGTCGTGAATATGAGTTACTATTGGAGCAACGGGCCAGGGATACAAGCCGTGAACGGGAACGCCTAACGGTATTTGCCCAACAGCGCAAG CAATCCTCGTATAATGCTTATATCATGGCTGGCCTTGGCATTGGCGGAGGTTCACTTACCACCAATGGTCATGGTCATGGAAAAGGTAATGGTGAGCTGCTAAACACTGGGAATGGTGCCGcaacgacagcagcaacatctgcaacaacaacagcaacatcgacagcaacaacagcagcaacaacagctgcaacaactgcagcaacaacTTTAAGCGGATTTGCCATGTTTGGTATGAGTAGCAGTGTGGTGACCAAGAAATATCCCCATGCATCCACGCATCATCAtttgcatcatcatcatcagcaacagcaacagcagcagcagcaacaacaacagctgcaACATCATCGCCATTCACTGACCACAAGGCATCGCGTGCTGCGTACACGCAGTTCGGGCGCCACTCAAAACGTTTGGGATGAGCAAATGATGGAG CATTTGACAACGACATATTCTCCATCTCCGATATCAACACGTTCCCATCGTATCAATCCTGTGTCCTCATACCAAGTGCAAGCTGCACTTGCAGCTAGCCGACGTCGAGAGTCCATAAATAGTTCGATTGGAGCCACTTCGATTAGACGCCTGATCACATTGAATAATCGGAATTGTcggcataaggtgccagcacATGTGCGCCAAAAGGTTTGGCAACATTTTGGTTGCCTCAGCATTGGACACGGTCTAATGTGTGCAGTGATGTTTCCAGTGATGGCCTTACAGGGCTCCAATTCGGTGTGGCATCATCGGGAATTGTGGGTGCCAATTGGGCCCAATATTGGTTCAATGCTATTGAGCGGTATGTTCCTATTGGCTGCTTGCATGTGCCTGCCCAGCATACGATTAATTCGACGCTATGGTTATACACCGCTGGTTGCCCTCAATTATTTTACGGTGTTTCTCTTTGTGCTGGCTCATTTGTATGCCTCGATTTATACACTAGTTCCGGCGTATCTGTTGCTCGGATTGACCCTGAGTGGGGCAACGGGCTGTAAGGCGGCATTGATTGTCCACTATGGAGGCAAATTGAGTTGCTCACAGAATGCGAGCTGCGAACAGTCATCGAATGCCACATCGGATATGCTATTGCAGGAGGAGCACAAAATGTTTTGCAATCGAGATCAGAAGGTGCGTCGTTTGGCCCGCTGGTTTCGTGCCTCACAGGATTTGGGCCTTATTGTTGGAGCGCTGCTGGCTTCATTCATGTTATCCTGTGACTTGGATGTTTTTGGCAGCACTTGGAACTGTGAGGTGTTGATTGGCAATGATACGAATAACAATTTGAATGGCAATGCTAAGCTTGAAGATTTCTACAATCGCAATGAGCATGGCGAAAGAATTTGTGGTGCCGACATGTGTCCACTGCGCACCAACAGTTTGAGTTCATCCATTTGGTCGAATGATACACGTTCCATCTATGCTGATTTTATTGATAGTTCTACTCGTAATGGTGGGCAATCTTTACTCTGGTTGTATCTACCATTCTCGTTGGCCTCTCTAATGCTATCGCTCTTGGTGATGATGGCTCCCTCATCTCCAACACAGCCAGCACCATTATCAGCATCAGCGGCCGGCAGACAAGAGCGAGGTCATCTCAAGGATATTGTCTCTCTAACAGCAGACACGGTGCTTTTTGCCGGACCATTGGCCTACTTCGTGGGCACCGAACAGGCCTATATGTTGGGCGATTTCTTGCGAGCCTTTGTGTCATGCTCTTTGGGCATTGGTATGATAGCCGGAGCTCTAATTGGCATGGGATTAATGCAACTAATTGTATCCTGCACCTTGAGTATGCTATTACGACATGTCAAACGGATTGTAGTGATAT TGGCCGGTTTCTTTTTCCATTCCTGCCTTCTGTTGGCCCTGTCCAGCTGGAAACCATCAAGTGATGATAGTGCTCTTTTCTATGTGATAGCGGCCTCGTGGGGCGCCTGCAATGGAATGTGGGAAACACTCTTGCTTTCCTTGGTCACACTGAATCATGCCAATCAAGTGGCCGAAATTTCTGCCCCTTTGCAGGCTCTGCGTTTCCTTGGTCTGGGCGTGACATTCGCAGCCCATGGTTTTCTATGCgaatcattaaaaattattgctCTTGTTGTGCTGCTAGTGATTAGTGTGCCGCCATATGCCATGTTGGAGACTCGTCTGGAGGCACAACGCAAGGCAACGCTTATAAGCTTATGA
- the LOC6649320 gene encoding apoptosis-inducing factor 3 isoform X1 — MGSINCKEYKTTGNVPPKKDQSSSGGTVGSYQSKCPSSKMTSTTATTTTPNLEDYTDPVAVCLASELNENEMRQVDFDEDTRILLVKQNGNLRAVGAKCTHYGAPLHTGALGKGRVRCPWHGACFNLETGDIEDFPGLDSLPCYNVQVSSEGQVMVRAKRADLEKTKRLKNMVKRKPDDPRCFIVVGGGPSGAVCAETLRQEGFTGRLILVARENYLPYDRVKISKAMNLKIDAIQFRDEKFYKEHDIEVFLGVSADKLDTAQKELHCSNGLVVKYDKIFIATGCSAFRPAIPGIELGNVKTVREFDDCQSIMNLITPETRVVCLGSSFIALEAAAALVSKVASVTVVGRDTVPLKAAFGEQIGQRVLKLFEDNKVTMIMSSGITQIIGNEENNVAEVQLADETRLPCDLLIVGTGSTLNTQFLANSGVRLNRNGSVDVTDFLESNVPDVYVGGDIANAHIHGLTSERVTIGHYQLAQYHGRIAAINMSGSVKKLQAVPFFFTMIFGKGIRYAGHGRYKDVIIDGSLEDLKFIAYFVNEADTVIGVASCGRDPIVAQFAELLSQGKCLGRAQIENEENRQAWTAKLKEPLPLVR; from the exons ATGGGCTCTATCAATTGCAAGGAATACAAAACCACTGGAAATGTTCCACCCAAAAAGGATCAGTCATCATCAG GTGGTACCGTAGGCTCATATCAATCGAAGTGCCCAAGCAGCAAAATGACGagcacaacagcaacaacaacgacgccCAATCTTGAAGACTACACCGATCCGGTGGCCGTCTGTCTGGCCTCTGAACTAaatgagaatgagatgcgTCAAGTGGATTTCGATGAGGATACTCGCATTCTGTTGGTCAAACAGAATGGCAACCTGAGGGCAGTGGGTGCTAAATGCACTCATTACGGAGCACCCTTGCATACTGGAGCTTTGGGCAAGGGTCGTGTCCGGTGTCCCTGGCATGGAGCATGTTTCAATCTGGAGACTGGTGACATTGAGGATTTCCCTGGCCTCGATTCGCTGCCTTGTTACAATGTACAAGTTAGCAGTGAGGGTCAGGTAATGGTACGAGCCAAGCGTGCCGATTTGGAGAAGACAAAACGCCTGAAGAATATGGTTAAACGAAAACCCGATGATCCACGTTGTTTCATCGTCGTCGGTGGTGGTCCATCTGGGGCAGTGTGCGCGGAAACTTTGAGGCAGGAGGGCTTTACGGGTCGTTTGATTCTAGTCGCCCGTGAGAATTACTTGCCGTACGATCGTGTAAAAATTTCCAAGGcaatgaatttgaaaatagATGCAATCCAATTTCGTGATGAGAAATTCTACAAGGAACACGATATCGAGGTATTCTTGGGTGTCAGTGCCGATAAACTGGATACGGCCCAAAAGGAATTGCATTGCTCCAACGGTCTGGTGGTGAAGTATGATAAGATCTTTATTGCCACTGGATGTTCAGCCTTCCGTCCGGCCATACCGGGCATAGAATTGGGCAATGTGAAGACAGTGCGAGAATTCGACGACTGTCAGAGTATCATGAATTTAATAACACCAGAAACACGTGTCGTCTGTCTTGGCTCCAGTTTCATTGCTTTGGAGGCAGCTGCCGCTCTAGTTTCTAAAGTGGCCAGCGTTACTGTGGTAGGACGGGACACGGTACCCCTGAAGGCGGCATTCGGCGAACAGATTGGGCAACGTGTCCTGAAGCTGTTTGAGGACAATAAAGTCACTATGATTATGTCTAGTGGCATTACCCAAATTATTGGCAACGAGGAGAATAACGTTGCCGAGGTTCAACTGGCTGATGAAACGCGTCTGCCGTGCGATTTACTTATAGTGGGCACTGGCTCAACTCTCAATACCCAGTTCCTGGCTAATTCTGGTGTACGTCTCAATCGCAATGGTTCGGTGGATGTCACCGATTTCCTGGAGTCAAATGTACCCGATGTCTATGTGGGCGGAGATATTGCCAATGCCCACATCCATGGTTTGACCAGTGAGCGTGTGACCATTGGACATTACCAGTTGGCCCAATATCATGGACGCATTGCGGCAATTAATATGAGCGGATCGGTTAAAAAATTACAGGCTGTTCCCTTTTTCTTCACTATGATCTTCGGCAAGGGCATACGCTATGCTGGTCATGGTCGCTACAAGGATGTCATCATTGATGGCAGTCTCGAGGATTTGAAATTCATTGCCTATTTCGTTAACGAAGCCGATACGGTAATAGGTGTAGCCTCCTGCGGCCGGGATCCCATTGTGGCGCAATTCGCTGAGCTCTTATCGCAGGGCAAGTGTCTGGGTCGTGCTCAAATTGAGAATGAAGAGAATCGTCAGGCCTGGACGGCCAAGCTTAAGGAACCATTGCCCCTAGTTCGTTAG
- the LOC6649219 gene encoding protein prenyltransferase alpha subunit repeat-containing protein 1, whose amino-acid sequence MEDELSLDLNNEKKVLCEKIIRDINAVFLRDADLASFEIIPKETNCNKSPVIHVDHNLGLESWCAQHVYDHAHRTLISHRRQTCQQQLRILQQQQQSDTLAKYLNVALLINPDVTTFWHIRRQLVQKNRLSINKELQFSALVLSIKPKSNEAFAYRRWLYSFQSADAIDWPHEISICERSADRCASNYHAWSHRQWVLQNAPCLLQSELMRTEKFMRKHISDYSCYHYRQVLLSRAYELCFFMPDKFGSLLELFKQYDLQVEANEKSVFQLLLPQINQNSISDQRMRSFLYCCNVAAHDMHLCAQQRRVYGPRDCFDLHRRASLKFIVEQCVRLASGLNLEHGGLYLPEQKHELRTHLSQFNFEKHPFLDAIRKAESHLGDRHQRWCNLHLNFNYPDAVGV is encoded by the exons ATGGAGGACGAACTTAGTCTGGACCTAAATAATGAAAAGAAGGTTTTGTGCGAGAAGATTATCAGGGATATTAATGCAGTGTTTCTGCGGGATGCCGATTT ggCGTCGTTTGAGATCATACCCAAGGAAACGAATTGCAATAAATCGCCTGTAATTCATGTGGATCACAATCTTGGACTGGAGTCATGGTGTGCCCAGCATGTGTACGATCATGCGCATCGTACACTCATCTCACATCGTCGTCAGACCTGTCAGCAACAATTAAGGAtactgcaacagcagcagcagagcgACACCTTGGCCAAGTATCTAAATGTGGCGCTTCTAATCAATCCAGATGTGACCACATTTTGGCATATACGTCGCCAGCTTGTACAAAAAAACCGTTTGAGCATTAACAAGGAACTGCAATTCTCTGCTCTGGTACTGTCCATTAAACCCAAATCAAATGAGGCATTTGCTTACCGTCGCTGGCTGTATTCCTTTCAAA GTGCCGATGCCATTGATTGGCCCCATGAAATCAGCATTTGTGAACGATCAGCAGATCGTTGTGCCAGCAACTATCATGCCTGGTCCCATCGCCAATGGGTGCTGCAGAATGCCCCTTGTTTGCTTCAATCGGAATTAATGCGCACCGAGAAATTCATGCGTAAACATATTAGCGATTACAGCTGCTATCACTATCGTCAAGTGCTACTGAGTCGGGCATATGAGTTGTGCTTCTTTATGCCCGACAAATTTGGTAGCCTTCTCGAGCTCTTCAAGCAATATGACTTGCAAGTGGAGGCCAATGAGAAGAGTGTTTTCCAATTATTGCTACcgcaaataaatcaaaatagCATTAGTGATCAGCGTATGCGTTCCTTTTTGTATTGCTGCAATGTGGCTGCCCATGATATGCATTTGTGTGCACAACAGCGACGAGTCTATGGGCCACGTGACTGTTTTGATTTACATCGAAGAGCATCGCTTAAATTCATTGTGGAACAATGTGTGCGTTTGGCTAGTGGATTAAATCTAGAGCATGGTGGTCTCTACTTGCCGGAACAAAAACACGAATTGCGAACCCATCTTAGCCAATTTAATTTCGAGAAACATCCGTTTTTGGACGCAATACGAAAAGCAGAATCACATTTGGGTGATAGACATCAACGTTGGTgcaatttgcatttgaattttaattatcCAGATGCTGTGGGTGTTTAG
- the LOC124460437 gene encoding uncharacterized protein LOC124460437, giving the protein MRKSVFKMSGLRLEHIFVVGLCLCQFEMGLSNPINHELSSLLNHRQLLLAEMSRIYMEPMIPETQMLLDDLQQRDHQLQMQIELIEAGSGIAGAGPGENIAINLTADFEHLQRKLDELKHQLEKTEHVRDRDGGTTTTTTTTSSPSTVNSYFWTSPLLAMPDFPASAQPNNPPSLIKRLLAILRPNGSNSSTSSNWRNLWQQPVDSATTTTSVNAEDLLRQLKKQRNFLDQTIMKLELLASKKA; this is encoded by the coding sequence ATGAGAAAGTCAGTCTTTAAAATGTCGGGGTTGCGTTtagaacacatttttgttgttggtcttTGTCTTTGTCAATTCGAGATGGGACTATCCAATCCCATAAATCATGAGCTTAGTTCGCTGCTAAACCATCGGCAACTATTATTAGCGGAAATGTCTAGAATATATATGGAACCAATGATACCAGAAACCCAAATGCTCCTAGATGATTTACAACAACGTGATCATCAATTACAAATGCAAATCGAACTAATCGAGGCTGGATCGGGAATAGCAGGAGCCGGACCTGGAGAGAATATTGCCATTAATCTGACAGCTGACTTTGAGCATTTACAAAGAAAATTGGATGAATTGAAACATCAATTGGAAAAAACAGAGCATGTAAGAGATCGAGATGGTGGAACAACTACAACCACAACCACAACATCATCGCCATCAACTGTCAATTCATATTTCTGGACATCCCCATTGTTGGCTATGCCAGATTTTCCAGCAAGTGCACAGCCAAATAATCCACCATCGCTTATTAAACGTCTTTTGGCCATACTAAGGCCAAATGGATCTAATTCATCTACATCGAGCAATTGGCGTAATCTTTGGCAGCAGCCCGTCGATTCAGCGACGACAACTACTTCAGTAAATGCCGAGGATTTGCTAAGACAATTGAAAAAGCAACGTAATTTTCTTGATCAAACCATTATGAAATTGGAACTTTTGGCATCCAAGAAAGCTTGA
- the LOC6649320 gene encoding apoptosis-inducing factor 3 isoform X2 codes for MTSTTATTTTPNLEDYTDPVAVCLASELNENEMRQVDFDEDTRILLVKQNGNLRAVGAKCTHYGAPLHTGALGKGRVRCPWHGACFNLETGDIEDFPGLDSLPCYNVQVSSEGQVMVRAKRADLEKTKRLKNMVKRKPDDPRCFIVVGGGPSGAVCAETLRQEGFTGRLILVARENYLPYDRVKISKAMNLKIDAIQFRDEKFYKEHDIEVFLGVSADKLDTAQKELHCSNGLVVKYDKIFIATGCSAFRPAIPGIELGNVKTVREFDDCQSIMNLITPETRVVCLGSSFIALEAAAALVSKVASVTVVGRDTVPLKAAFGEQIGQRVLKLFEDNKVTMIMSSGITQIIGNEENNVAEVQLADETRLPCDLLIVGTGSTLNTQFLANSGVRLNRNGSVDVTDFLESNVPDVYVGGDIANAHIHGLTSERVTIGHYQLAQYHGRIAAINMSGSVKKLQAVPFFFTMIFGKGIRYAGHGRYKDVIIDGSLEDLKFIAYFVNEADTVIGVASCGRDPIVAQFAELLSQGKCLGRAQIENEENRQAWTAKLKEPLPLVR; via the coding sequence ATGACGagcacaacagcaacaacaacgacgccCAATCTTGAAGACTACACCGATCCGGTGGCCGTCTGTCTGGCCTCTGAACTAaatgagaatgagatgcgTCAAGTGGATTTCGATGAGGATACTCGCATTCTGTTGGTCAAACAGAATGGCAACCTGAGGGCAGTGGGTGCTAAATGCACTCATTACGGAGCACCCTTGCATACTGGAGCTTTGGGCAAGGGTCGTGTCCGGTGTCCCTGGCATGGAGCATGTTTCAATCTGGAGACTGGTGACATTGAGGATTTCCCTGGCCTCGATTCGCTGCCTTGTTACAATGTACAAGTTAGCAGTGAGGGTCAGGTAATGGTACGAGCCAAGCGTGCCGATTTGGAGAAGACAAAACGCCTGAAGAATATGGTTAAACGAAAACCCGATGATCCACGTTGTTTCATCGTCGTCGGTGGTGGTCCATCTGGGGCAGTGTGCGCGGAAACTTTGAGGCAGGAGGGCTTTACGGGTCGTTTGATTCTAGTCGCCCGTGAGAATTACTTGCCGTACGATCGTGTAAAAATTTCCAAGGcaatgaatttgaaaatagATGCAATCCAATTTCGTGATGAGAAATTCTACAAGGAACACGATATCGAGGTATTCTTGGGTGTCAGTGCCGATAAACTGGATACGGCCCAAAAGGAATTGCATTGCTCCAACGGTCTGGTGGTGAAGTATGATAAGATCTTTATTGCCACTGGATGTTCAGCCTTCCGTCCGGCCATACCGGGCATAGAATTGGGCAATGTGAAGACAGTGCGAGAATTCGACGACTGTCAGAGTATCATGAATTTAATAACACCAGAAACACGTGTCGTCTGTCTTGGCTCCAGTTTCATTGCTTTGGAGGCAGCTGCCGCTCTAGTTTCTAAAGTGGCCAGCGTTACTGTGGTAGGACGGGACACGGTACCCCTGAAGGCGGCATTCGGCGAACAGATTGGGCAACGTGTCCTGAAGCTGTTTGAGGACAATAAAGTCACTATGATTATGTCTAGTGGCATTACCCAAATTATTGGCAACGAGGAGAATAACGTTGCCGAGGTTCAACTGGCTGATGAAACGCGTCTGCCGTGCGATTTACTTATAGTGGGCACTGGCTCAACTCTCAATACCCAGTTCCTGGCTAATTCTGGTGTACGTCTCAATCGCAATGGTTCGGTGGATGTCACCGATTTCCTGGAGTCAAATGTACCCGATGTCTATGTGGGCGGAGATATTGCCAATGCCCACATCCATGGTTTGACCAGTGAGCGTGTGACCATTGGACATTACCAGTTGGCCCAATATCATGGACGCATTGCGGCAATTAATATGAGCGGATCGGTTAAAAAATTACAGGCTGTTCCCTTTTTCTTCACTATGATCTTCGGCAAGGGCATACGCTATGCTGGTCATGGTCGCTACAAGGATGTCATCATTGATGGCAGTCTCGAGGATTTGAAATTCATTGCCTATTTCGTTAACGAAGCCGATACGGTAATAGGTGTAGCCTCCTGCGGCCGGGATCCCATTGTGGCGCAATTCGCTGAGCTCTTATCGCAGGGCAAGTGTCTGGGTCGTGCTCAAATTGAGAATGAAGAGAATCGTCAGGCCTGGACGGCCAAGCTTAAGGAACCATTGCCCCTAGTTCGTTAG
- the LOC6649319 gene encoding uncharacterized protein LOC6649319 isoform X1 yields MFRNLWYLFRSNRSMNEHLLRLQPMLEHQPILHEMAGISLMNRIRNRELELEDMELNFGRHALAFDENEVASDEEPNLAESDSMEESDDADDDADELSQSLFSIRNVCPKRRAPHTMPGYGVDEHVTQPILWLALEQLKKHENMVKRKVQTGADVVDKKITSPSDFVANYLIENMTLDIFKNGNQPRYGPGLFSRRPPRRRMHGPRAL; encoded by the exons ATGTTTCGTAATTTGTGGTACTTATTTAGATCTAACCGCAGTATGAATGAACACCTACTGCGGTTGCAGCCAATGCTTGAGCATCAACCAATTCTCCATGAAATGGCAGGTATATCACTGATGAACAGGATCAGGAATCGAGAGTTGGAGCTAGAGG ACATGGAACTAAACTTTGGGCGTCATGCTTTGGCATTTGACGAAAATGAGGTCGCTTCAGATGAGGAACCCAATCTGGCGGAGTCCGATAGCATGGAAGAATCCGATGACGCCGACGACGACGCCGATGAACTGAGTCAGTCACTGTTTAGTATCAGGAACGTTTGTCCAAAACGACGCGCTCCTCACACCATGCCAGGATATGGCGTGGATGAGCATGTAACACAGCCCATACTCTGGTTGGCTCTTGAGCAATTAAAGAAACATGAGAATATGGTAAAACGGAAAGTTCAAACTGGAGCAGACGTTGTGGATAAGAAGATTACAAGTCCGTCAGACTTTGTGGCCaattatttgatcgaaaatatGACTCTGGATATCTTTAAAAACGGTAATCAGCCACGTTATGGTCCGGGCTTATTCTCTCGACGACCACCTCGTCGTCGTATGCATGGACCACGAGCCCTATAA
- the LOC6649319 gene encoding uncharacterized protein LOC6649319 isoform X2 — MNEHLLRLQPMLEHQPILHEMAGISLMNRIRNRELELEDMELNFGRHALAFDENEVASDEEPNLAESDSMEESDDADDDADELSQSLFSIRNVCPKRRAPHTMPGYGVDEHVTQPILWLALEQLKKHENMVKRKVQTGADVVDKKITSPSDFVANYLIENMTLDIFKNGNQPRYGPGLFSRRPPRRRMHGPRAL; from the exons ATGAATGAACACCTACTGCGGTTGCAGCCAATGCTTGAGCATCAACCAATTCTCCATGAAATGGCAGGTATATCACTGATGAACAGGATCAGGAATCGAGAGTTGGAGCTAGAGG ACATGGAACTAAACTTTGGGCGTCATGCTTTGGCATTTGACGAAAATGAGGTCGCTTCAGATGAGGAACCCAATCTGGCGGAGTCCGATAGCATGGAAGAATCCGATGACGCCGACGACGACGCCGATGAACTGAGTCAGTCACTGTTTAGTATCAGGAACGTTTGTCCAAAACGACGCGCTCCTCACACCATGCCAGGATATGGCGTGGATGAGCATGTAACACAGCCCATACTCTGGTTGGCTCTTGAGCAATTAAAGAAACATGAGAATATGGTAAAACGGAAAGTTCAAACTGGAGCAGACGTTGTGGATAAGAAGATTACAAGTCCGTCAGACTTTGTGGCCaattatttgatcgaaaatatGACTCTGGATATCTTTAAAAACGGTAATCAGCCACGTTATGGTCCGGGCTTATTCTCTCGACGACCACCTCGTCGTCGTATGCATGGACCACGAGCCCTATAA